In the genome of Chiroxiphia lanceolata isolate bChiLan1 chromosome 17, bChiLan1.pri, whole genome shotgun sequence, one region contains:
- the MYBL2 gene encoding myb-related protein B — translation MARRTRGEDQDELRYQDTELDVPEQRDGRCKVKWTQEEDEQLKMLVSHYGQNDWKFLASHFPNRSDQQCQYRWLRVLNPDLVKGPWTKEEDQKVIELVKKYGTKQWTLIAKHLKGRLGKQCRERWHNHLNPEVKKSSWTEEEDRIIFEAHKVLGNRWAEIAKLLPGRTDNAVKNHWNSTIKRKVDTGGFLNETKESKSLYLLVEVDNKERQSQTTAESQNVLPNWPVDISEIKEEDVSDEEVTGVRELPSELPAAELAEQNMEGTPEEAAVPENATSFVESPYKWVVEAANYLYPSCVPAFNEALDMIESDPDGGWCDLTQFDLPEEPSAGGSSSNNSPMRPTLSEAAPSLPSMTEYRLDGHTISDLSRSSKGELIPISPHAEGSFGTPPSVLMRQKKRKISLSPVTENVTSTSLSFLDSCNSMTPKGTPVKTLPFSPSQFLNFWTKQDTLELENPSLTSTPVCSQKVIVTTPLHRDKTPLPQKNLAFVTPDQTYVVDNTPHTPTPFKNALEKYGPIRPLPQTPHLEEDLKEVLRSEAGIELIIEDEVKPEKQKRKQGLRRSPIRKVRKSLALDIVDEDTTQNLPALPKTVCFKRAQPVNFLSRSLNLSSSSRKNDSHLLNRAFMQVQPEKMSYRKMPSHFRPPAPMTRAWKAVACGGTQDQLFMQEKARQFLGTLKQSHTSRTLILS, via the exons atgGCCCGCCGCACCCGCGG tgaGGACCAAGATGAGCTGCGTTACCAGGATACCGAATTGGATGTGCCAGAGCAGCGGGATGGCAGGTGCAAAGTCAAGTGGACCCAAGAAGAG GATGAGCAGCTGAAGATGTTAGTAAGCCACTATGGGCAGAATGACTGGAAATTCCTGGCCAGTCACTTTCCT aaCCGCAGTGATCAGCAGTGTCAGTACAGGTGGCTGAGAGTGTTGAATCCAGACCTGGTTAAGGGCCCTTGGACCAAAGAAGAGGACCAAAAG GTAATTGAACTGGTTAAAAAATATGGCACCAAACAGTGGACCCTGATAGCCAAGCACCTGAAAGGGCGGTTAGGGAAGCAGTGCCGGGAACGCTGGCATAACCACCTGAACCCTGAGGTGAAGAAGTCCTCCtggacagaggaggaggatcGTATAATTTTTGAGGCCCACAAGGTCCTGGGGAATCGCTGGGCGGAGATTGCcaagctgctgcctgggag gaCCGACAATGCTGTGAAGAATCACTGGAACTCCACCATCAAGCGAAAGGTGGACACGGGAGGCTTTCTCAATGAAACTAAGGAGTCCAAGTCACTGTACTTGCTTGTGGAGGTGGATAACAAGGAGAGACAAAGTCAAACGACAGCTGAGAGCCAG AATGTCCTGCCGAACTGGCCAGTGGATATCTCTGAGATAAAAGAAGAAGATGTCAGTGATGAGGAGGTGACGGGTGTACGGGAGTTGCCCTCAGAGCTGCCAGCGGCAGAACTGGCAGAGCAGAACATGGAGGGAACTCCAGaagaggcagcagtgcctgagAATGCCACTTCGTTCGTCGAATCACCCTACAAATGGGTTGTTGAAGCTGCCAACTATTTGTACCCAAGTTGTGTGCCAGCCTTCAATGAAGCTCTGGACATGATTGAATCT GACCCAGACGGTGGGTGGTGTGACCTGACTCAGTTTGACCTGCCTGAGGAACCTTCTGccggtggcagcagcagcaacaacagtcCCATGAGGCCAACGCTGAGTGAGGCCGCGCCGTCCCTGCCCAGCATGACCGAGTACCGCCTGGATGGCCACACCATCTCCGacctgagcaggagcagcaaggGAGAGCTCATCCCCATCTCCCCTCATGCTGAGGGGAGCTTTGGCACCCCACCCTCAGTGCTGATGAggcagaagaagaggaagatctccctctcccctgtcACGGAGAATGTCACCAGCACCAGTCTGTCCTTCCTTGACTCCTGCAACAGCATGACCCCCAAGGGCACCCCTGTAAAGACACTGCCCTTCTCTCCATCTCAG TTCTTAAACTTTTGGACCAAACAGGATACACTAGAACTGGAGAACCCATCCCTGACCTCCACACCTGTGTGCAGCCAGAAAGTGATTGTCACCACCCCACTGCACAGGGACAAGACCCCTCTGCCCCAGAAGAACTTAGC GTTTGTCACACCAGATCAGACGTACGTGGTGGACAACACGCCTCATACTCCCACGCCTTTCAAAAATGCCCTGGAGAAATATGGACCAATTAGACCTCTG CCCCAGACTCCTCACCTGGAAGAAGACTTGAAAGAGGTGCTCCGAAGTGAAGCTGGCATCGAACTCATCATAGAGGATGAGGTGAAgcctgagaaacagaaaaggaaacaaggg TTGCGCAGGAGTCCCATCAGGAAGGTCCGGAAGTCTCTAGCCTTGGATATTGTGGATGAAGATACGACACAAAATCTACCTGCCCTCCCCAAGACTGTGTGTTTCAAAAGAGCCCAG cctGTGAATTTCCTGTCAAGGTCCCTGAACCTTTCCTCCTCGAGCAGGAAGAACGACAGTCATTTGCTCAACAGAGCTTTCATGCAAGTGCAACCAGAGAAAATGTCCTACAGGAAAATGCCAAGCCATTTCAGGCCACCAGCACCA atGACGAGGGCTTGGAAAGCAGTGGCCTGTGGTGGAACCCAAGACCAACTCTTCATGCAGGAGAAAGCTCGACAGTTTTTGGGCACGTTGAAACAGAGTCACACATCAAGGACCTTAATCTTATCATGA